A section of the Polyangium spumosum genome encodes:
- a CDS encoding energy transducer TonB — translation MFDSVLGRDNIPKSRLGTGAVLSVVVHALIFALVLYITTRPVEKKTDLPEVTFMAAAPPPPPPPPPPPPPAGGKKVKPIEKPKPVKKPDTIVETKEEPKPEEKPAEEPAPAEEPDEGEGEEGGVPGGVPGGVPGGVVGGVVGGVLGNPAPPPPPPQNVTIPFGAGMTRPSQPNVNSFYTQAARAARVEGLMIVRCTITESGALEGCSVIKGLPHLNESVLAGLARHRVTPVMFNGKPARVSYTYNFRFKMQ, via the coding sequence ATGTTCGACTCGGTTCTAGGCCGCGACAACATCCCCAAGAGCCGCCTCGGCACGGGCGCCGTGCTGTCGGTGGTAGTCCACGCCCTCATCTTCGCCCTCGTCCTGTACATCACGACGAGACCGGTGGAGAAGAAGACGGATCTTCCGGAGGTGACGTTCATGGCGGCAGCCCCGCCACCGCCGCCGCCTCCTCCTCCTCCCCCACCCCCCGCGGGTGGGAAAAAAGTCAAGCCGATCGAGAAACCGAAGCCGGTGAAAAAACCGGACACGATCGTCGAGACGAAAGAGGAGCCCAAGCCGGAAGAGAAACCGGCGGAGGAGCCCGCGCCCGCCGAAGAGCCCGACGAGGGCGAAGGCGAAGAGGGCGGCGTTCCTGGCGGCGTGCCGGGCGGCGTGCCCGGTGGCGTGGTCGGTGGTGTGGTCGGTGGGGTGCTCGGCAACCCTGCGCCGCCGCCGCCGCCGCCGCAGAACGTGACGATCCCCTTCGGCGCGGGCATGACCCGACCCTCGCAGCCGAATGTGAACTCCTTCTACACGCAGGCGGCCCGCGCCGCTCGCGTCGAGGGGCTGATGATCGTGCGCTGCACGATCACCGAGAGCGGCGCGCTCGAGGGTTGCAGCGTCATCAAGGGTCTGCCGCACCTGAATGAGTCGGTGCTGGCCGGTCTGGCGCGGCATCGCGTGACCCCGGTCATGTTCAACGGCAAGCCCGCGCGGGTGAGCTACACGTACAACTTCCGCTTCAAGATGCAGTAG
- a CDS encoding thioredoxin family protein has translation MARPRRLLAALLFAAGCGGAPPPAPNTPNTTEGGPTNGAAATSAAATSSDLSGPSSAAGGKDTSAPPLVFIEDDLDGAMARARAEKKALFVDAWAPWCHTCLSMKNYVLVDPALRPLADRVIFAALDTDRPSSAAFLERYKMSFWPTFFMIDPAKGDVVAYWPGAASVREMRGFIEDAVRVLDASAPPSDPLYTLSRASAARAAGDHHKALALYDELFAKVDARWPRRDDALAGKLSALAGSGDVDGCARFGAAHVDEIRGAAAPADFASVLLSCASRLAKSSTQELARRKAMARLEALVASPPPESTVDDRADALAILADVKSELGDAEGARAAHEKRLVLMEKAAAEAKTPEIAATYDYGRAVSYMALGRNEQAVRMLEQREREMPKSYDAPARLSSVLARMGRMEAALAANGRAVALSYGPRRLAYLKQRAGLQAKMGDKPGQIATLREEVAGHEALGPGQRNEAALMDARRRLAEALGAAPKR, from the coding sequence ATGGCCCGCCCTCGACGCCTGCTCGCCGCGCTCCTCTTCGCCGCCGGATGCGGCGGAGCCCCTCCGCCCGCCCCCAACACGCCAAACACGACCGAAGGTGGCCCCACGAACGGCGCCGCCGCGACGAGCGCCGCCGCGACGTCGAGTGATCTCTCGGGGCCTTCGAGCGCCGCCGGCGGGAAGGACACCTCGGCTCCGCCGCTCGTCTTCATCGAGGATGATCTCGACGGCGCCATGGCGCGCGCGCGCGCCGAGAAGAAGGCCCTCTTCGTCGATGCGTGGGCCCCGTGGTGCCACACGTGCCTCAGCATGAAGAACTACGTGCTCGTCGATCCCGCGCTCCGCCCGCTCGCCGATCGCGTGATCTTCGCGGCGCTCGACACCGATCGCCCGTCGAGCGCCGCGTTCCTCGAGCGCTACAAGATGAGCTTCTGGCCGACGTTTTTCATGATCGATCCCGCGAAGGGTGACGTCGTCGCCTACTGGCCCGGCGCGGCTTCGGTGCGCGAGATGCGCGGCTTCATCGAGGACGCGGTGCGCGTGCTGGATGCCTCCGCGCCTCCCTCGGATCCGCTCTACACGCTCTCGCGAGCGAGCGCCGCGCGCGCGGCGGGTGATCATCACAAGGCGCTCGCGCTCTACGACGAGCTCTTCGCGAAGGTCGATGCGCGCTGGCCTCGCCGCGACGACGCGCTCGCCGGGAAGCTCTCCGCGCTCGCGGGCAGCGGCGACGTGGATGGATGCGCGCGCTTCGGCGCGGCTCACGTCGACGAGATCCGCGGCGCCGCGGCCCCGGCGGATTTCGCGTCCGTGCTCTTGAGCTGCGCGAGCCGGCTCGCGAAGAGCTCCACGCAGGAGCTCGCGCGTCGCAAGGCGATGGCGAGGCTCGAGGCGCTCGTCGCTTCGCCGCCGCCCGAGTCCACGGTCGACGATCGCGCCGACGCGCTCGCGATCCTCGCGGACGTGAAGAGCGAGCTCGGGGACGCCGAGGGCGCGCGCGCGGCGCACGAGAAGCGCCTCGTGCTCATGGAGAAGGCCGCGGCCGAGGCGAAGACGCCCGAGATCGCGGCGACCTACGATTACGGCCGCGCAGTCTCGTACATGGCCCTCGGTCGCAACGAGCAGGCCGTGCGGATGCTCGAGCAACGCGAGCGCGAGATGCCGAAGTCCTACGACGCACCGGCGCGCCTCTCGAGTGTGCTCGCTCGGATGGGGCGCATGGAGGCCGCGCTCGCGGCGAACGGCCGCGCCGTCGCGCTCTCGTACGGGCCGCGGCGGCTCGCGTACCTCAAGCAACGCGCCGGTCTGCAGGCCAAGATGGGCGACAAGCCGGGGCAGATCGCGACGCTCCGCGAGGAGGTCGCGGGGCACGAGGCGCTCGGCCCTGGGCAACGGAACGAAGCGGCGCTCATGGACGCGCGTCGTCGCCTCGCCGAGGCCCTCGGCGCGGCGCCCAAGCGCTGA
- a CDS encoding TonB-dependent receptor, whose protein sequence is MVAGSAYAADGVITGQVRNAATKQPVADVVITVTSPALQGEQIVVTDGGGNFRIPQLPPGEGFTVRADKEQYKPFSRGGIKLTSGSTVRVNLELLPENIQAGEEIVVVGKPPVIDVGSSRVSVTLDSEFTRRVAVNPPAAKGGATRSFESLAAVAPGANADAYGVSVNGTSSPENGFIIDGVSANDPAFGILAVPLSAEFVKEVNIITAGYLPEYGRSIGGVMDVVTKSGSNEFHGSVFGAITPGAFEGQRTLIPRAGSTVNTNPSLGSVRDFGFEIGGPIMKDKLWFFAGFSVALQRYNLQRVLSRLNHTYEDSDGDGVADTAVPVIDSATGFQTATPLRGIAPQTYYADQQTMQYIGKLTWNINQDHNVSITVFGAPSTSGGNGTYGMDAQDGGIAVGNLVGTYNSLAQTVDAFNNSIVIKSSSAFANKKFLVDATLGWVYNSIATGAADGSNVNDINDPTKLAYQPGMNWRRSSIPGIMGRNPHPLTDFETLPADALADCNTGGAQFANINCPVNTYRTGGPGLMNIATSNRYQGRVIATALLNALGQHVIKAGVDFEILNYTNTKGFGGGVFFRESTNGQFVADFRRYAFLQGPDDVVNLDVFQATSTSTTIGGFLQDSWSIMDRVTVNLGVRYDAQIVTGNDGNIGVALPNQWSPRIGAIWDPTREGRAKISANFARFYQAITLNMADRTFPGELGVQKNRSMGIPGSSPALNGVCNPLDPVQARGPECNSVDNLTTLTGALPYEPNMKYFTTGSDRVPVDPDLKPQSSDQFVLAGEYELITDARIGGAYTRQWLNYAVEDMSRDEASTYFIGNPGYGIAKDFPKATRDYDSFMVYFQKAFSNQWLAQVNYTVSWNRGNLAGLFRPETGQLDPNINSDFDLISLLPNRTGDLPGDRRHVIKVFGAKEFQLPANVTINVGLGYLGRSGAPLNVLGSHPLYGGSEVFILPRGAGGRTPWVHSIDSNVTFGYRFSKDSTLSVGVDIFNLFNFQQATGFDQNYTLADVLPVADGSTANLFGKKGEAPTDTSKKLLYSDGTEFQAGDINPNWQNPTAYQTPRQIRINARVTF, encoded by the coding sequence ATGGTCGCCGGGTCGGCGTATGCAGCCGACGGCGTGATCACCGGCCAGGTGCGTAACGCGGCCACGAAGCAACCCGTTGCGGACGTCGTCATCACGGTGACGTCCCCCGCGCTGCAGGGTGAGCAGATCGTCGTGACGGATGGCGGAGGTAACTTCCGCATTCCGCAGTTGCCCCCTGGTGAGGGTTTTACCGTCCGCGCAGACAAGGAGCAGTACAAGCCCTTCTCGCGCGGCGGTATCAAGCTCACCAGCGGCTCGACGGTCCGCGTCAACCTGGAGCTTTTGCCCGAAAACATTCAGGCGGGTGAAGAGATCGTCGTCGTCGGCAAGCCGCCGGTGATCGACGTCGGCTCTTCGCGCGTCTCCGTGACGCTCGACAGCGAGTTCACGCGCCGCGTGGCCGTGAACCCCCCTGCCGCCAAGGGTGGCGCGACGCGCTCGTTCGAGAGCCTCGCTGCCGTCGCCCCTGGCGCGAATGCCGACGCGTACGGCGTGTCCGTCAACGGCACGTCGTCGCCCGAGAACGGCTTCATCATCGATGGCGTCTCCGCGAACGACCCGGCGTTCGGCATCCTCGCGGTGCCGCTCTCGGCGGAGTTCGTGAAGGAGGTCAACATCATCACGGCCGGCTACCTGCCGGAGTACGGCCGCAGCATCGGCGGCGTCATGGACGTCGTCACGAAGAGTGGTTCGAACGAGTTCCATGGCTCGGTCTTCGGCGCGATCACGCCGGGCGCGTTCGAGGGTCAGCGTACGCTGATTCCCCGCGCGGGGAGCACGGTCAACACGAATCCGTCGCTCGGCTCGGTTCGTGACTTCGGCTTCGAGATCGGCGGCCCGATCATGAAGGACAAGCTCTGGTTCTTCGCGGGCTTCAGCGTGGCGCTGCAGCGCTACAACCTTCAGCGCGTCCTCAGCCGCCTGAACCACACGTACGAGGACTCGGACGGCGACGGCGTGGCGGACACGGCGGTCCCGGTCATCGACTCGGCGACGGGCTTCCAGACGGCGACGCCGCTCCGGGGCATCGCGCCGCAGACGTACTACGCCGATCAGCAGACGATGCAGTACATCGGCAAGCTGACCTGGAACATCAACCAGGACCACAACGTCAGCATCACCGTGTTCGGCGCGCCGTCGACGTCGGGCGGCAACGGCACGTACGGCATGGATGCGCAGGACGGCGGCATTGCGGTCGGCAACCTGGTCGGCACGTACAACTCGCTCGCGCAGACGGTCGACGCGTTCAACAACAGCATCGTCATCAAGAGCTCGTCGGCGTTCGCGAACAAGAAGTTCCTCGTCGATGCGACCCTCGGCTGGGTCTACAACAGCATCGCGACGGGCGCCGCGGACGGTTCGAACGTCAACGACATCAACGACCCCACGAAGCTCGCGTACCAGCCGGGCATGAACTGGCGTCGCTCGAGCATCCCGGGGATCATGGGCCGCAACCCGCACCCGCTCACCGACTTCGAGACGCTCCCGGCCGACGCGCTCGCCGACTGCAACACGGGTGGCGCGCAGTTCGCGAACATCAACTGCCCCGTCAACACGTACCGCACCGGCGGTCCGGGCCTGATGAACATCGCCACGAGCAACCGTTACCAGGGCCGCGTGATCGCGACGGCGCTGCTCAACGCGCTCGGGCAACACGTCATCAAGGCCGGCGTGGACTTCGAGATCCTGAACTACACGAACACGAAGGGCTTCGGCGGCGGCGTGTTCTTCCGCGAGAGCACCAACGGCCAGTTCGTGGCGGACTTCCGCCGCTACGCGTTCCTCCAGGGGCCGGACGACGTCGTCAACCTCGACGTCTTCCAGGCGACCTCGACCTCGACGACGATCGGCGGCTTCCTGCAGGACTCGTGGAGCATCATGGACCGCGTCACGGTGAACCTCGGCGTTCGTTACGACGCGCAGATCGTGACGGGCAACGACGGCAACATCGGCGTCGCGCTGCCGAACCAGTGGTCGCCGCGTATCGGCGCGATCTGGGATCCGACCCGCGAGGGCCGGGCCAAGATCTCGGCGAACTTCGCGCGGTTCTACCAGGCGATCACGCTGAACATGGCCGATCGCACGTTCCCCGGCGAGCTCGGCGTTCAGAAGAACCGCTCGATGGGCATCCCGGGCTCGAGCCCGGCCCTCAACGGTGTCTGCAACCCGCTCGACCCCGTGCAGGCGCGCGGCCCCGAGTGCAACAGCGTGGACAACCTGACCACGCTGACGGGCGCCCTGCCGTACGAACCGAACATGAAGTACTTCACGACGGGCTCGGATCGCGTGCCTGTCGACCCCGATCTCAAGCCGCAGTCGTCGGACCAGTTCGTCCTCGCCGGCGAGTACGAGCTCATCACGGACGCACGCATCGGCGGCGCCTACACACGCCAGTGGCTGAACTACGCCGTCGAGGACATGAGCCGCGACGAGGCGTCGACGTACTTCATCGGAAACCCGGGGTACGGCATCGCGAAGGACTTCCCGAAGGCCACGCGCGACTACGACTCCTTCATGGTGTACTTCCAGAAGGCCTTCTCGAACCAGTGGCTCGCGCAGGTCAACTACACCGTGTCGTGGAACCGCGGTAACCTCGCGGGTCTGTTCCGGCCGGAGACGGGCCAGCTCGATCCGAACATCAACTCGGACTTCGACCTGATCTCGCTCCTGCCGAACCGGACGGGTGACCTGCCCGGCGATCGTCGCCACGTGATCAAGGTGTTCGGCGCCAAGGAGTTCCAGCTCCCGGCGAACGTCACGATCAACGTCGGCCTCGGCTACCTCGGCCGCAGCGGCGCCCCGCTGAACGTCCTCGGCTCCCACCCGCTCTACGGCGGCTCCGAGGTGTTCATCCTGCCCCGTGGCGCCGGCGGCCGTACGCCGTGGGTCCACAGCATCGACTCGAACGTCACGTTCGGCTACCGCTTCTCGAAGGACAGCACGCTGAGCGTGGGCGTCGACATCTTCAACCTGTTCAACTTCCAGCAGGCGACGGGCTTCGACCAGAACTACACCCTGGCCGACGTCCTGCCTGTCGCGGACGGGAGCACGGCGAACCTCTTCGGCAAGAAGGGCGAAGCGCCGACGGACACGAGCAAGAAGTTGCTCTACTCCGACGGCACCGAGTTCCAGGCGGGAGACATCAACCCCAACTGGCAAAACCCGACCGCTTATCAGACGCCGCGGCAGATCCGCATCAACGCGCGTGTGACCTTCTGA
- a CDS encoding MotA/TolQ/ExbB proton channel family protein: MDFSLSGLWHEMGLFARLVVIVMGIMSVTSLLVVGERLLVSFKGMSDSKVFASKLASLLADGPGRLDAAADTKFGKDIGYLGRTLRAGLVAYKGSVHGDKDLCFESVARALERQQARELAVLKRGHGWLATVGSTAPFVGLLGTTMGIITAFEKMAASGSGGLGTVSAGIAEALLTTAFGLLTAIPAVMAFNYLAGWVDARAVDISEASNEFLDLVARRLADGPSEEEEEGEESEAAA; the protein is encoded by the coding sequence ATGGATTTTTCACTGAGTGGACTCTGGCATGAAATGGGCCTTTTCGCCCGGTTGGTCGTGATCGTGATGGGCATCATGAGCGTCACGTCCCTCCTAGTCGTCGGCGAGAGGCTTCTCGTGTCGTTCAAGGGCATGTCCGACTCGAAGGTGTTCGCCTCGAAGCTCGCCTCGCTCCTCGCGGACGGTCCGGGCCGGCTCGATGCCGCGGCCGACACGAAGTTCGGCAAGGACATCGGGTACCTCGGTCGCACGCTCCGCGCGGGCCTCGTCGCGTACAAGGGATCGGTCCACGGTGACAAGGACCTCTGCTTCGAGTCCGTCGCGCGCGCGCTCGAGCGTCAGCAGGCGCGTGAGCTCGCGGTCCTGAAGCGTGGCCACGGCTGGCTGGCGACGGTCGGCTCGACGGCTCCCTTCGTTGGTCTGCTCGGTACGACCATGGGCATCATCACCGCCTTCGAGAAGATGGCGGCGAGCGGCTCCGGCGGTCTCGGCACGGTCTCCGCCGGTATCGCCGAGGCCCTCCTGACGACGGCCTTTGGTCTCCTCACGGCGATCCCGGCCGTCATGGCGTTCAACTACCTCGCGGGGTGGGTCGACGCGCGTGCGGTCGACATCTCGGAGGCCTCGAACGAGTTCCTCGATCTGGTCGCGCGTCGCCTCGCCGATGGGCCGAGCGAGGAGGAGGAAGAGGGCGAGGAGAGCGAGGCCGCGGCCTAA